A window of the Salipiger sp. H15 genome harbors these coding sequences:
- the nrdF gene encoding class 1b ribonucleoside-diphosphate reductase subunit beta — protein MKDTVTSPAVPRAINWNRLQDDKDLEVWNRLTVNFWLPEKVPLSNDVQSWATLTDAEKQLTIRVFTGLTLLDTIQNSVGAPAMMPDAQTPHEEAVLTNIAFMEAVHARSYSSIFSTLCSTREVDEAFRWSDENPHLQAKARAVLETYAAGADPLKRKIASVFLESFLFYSGFYLPMYWSSRAKLTNTADLIRLIIRDEAVHGYYIGYKFQRALERESAERKAELKDYAFSLLFELYDIEARYTEELYDGIGLSEEVKAFLHYNANKALQNLGFEALFPPEAAEVNPAILAALSPDSENHDFFSGSGSSYVIGKAVATEDEDWDF, from the coding sequence ATGAAGGACACCGTCACTTCCCCCGCCGTGCCGCGGGCGATCAACTGGAACCGGCTGCAGGATGACAAGGACCTCGAGGTCTGGAACCGCCTGACCGTCAATTTCTGGCTGCCCGAGAAGGTGCCGCTGTCGAACGACGTGCAGAGCTGGGCGACGCTGACCGACGCCGAGAAGCAGCTGACCATCCGCGTCTTCACCGGCCTGACGCTGCTCGACACGATCCAGAACTCGGTCGGCGCGCCGGCGATGATGCCCGATGCGCAGACCCCCCACGAAGAGGCGGTGCTGACCAACATCGCCTTCATGGAAGCGGTGCACGCGCGCAGCTACAGCTCGATCTTCTCGACGCTCTGCTCGACGCGCGAGGTCGACGAGGCCTTCCGCTGGTCGGACGAGAACCCGCACCTGCAGGCCAAGGCCCGCGCCGTGCTCGAGACCTATGCCGCCGGGGCCGACCCGCTGAAGCGCAAGATCGCCTCGGTCTTCCTCGAGAGCTTCCTGTTCTACTCGGGCTTCTACCTGCCGATGTACTGGTCGAGCCGCGCCAAGCTGACCAACACCGCCGACCTGATCCGCCTGATCATCCGCGACGAGGCGGTGCACGGCTATTACATCGGCTACAAGTTCCAGCGCGCGCTGGAGCGCGAGAGCGCCGAGCGCAAGGCCGAGCTGAAGGATTACGCCTTCTCGCTGCTGTTCGAGCTCTACGACATCGAGGCGCGCTACACCGAGGAGCTCTACGACGGCATCGGTCTGAGCGAGGAGGTGAAGGCCTTCCTCCACTATAACGCGAACAAGGCGCTGCAGAATCTTGGTTTCGAGGCGCTTTTCCCGCCAGAGGCCGCAGAGGTGAACCCGGCGATCCTGGCGGCGCTGAGCCCCGACAGCGAGAACCACGACTTCTTCTCGGGCTCTGGCTCGTCCTACGTGATCGGCAAGGCGGTCGCGACCGAGGACGAGGACTGGGACTTCTGA
- a CDS encoding FadR/GntR family transcriptional regulator, which yields MLTPIVQTPRYRLVAEEIAARLRAGDYAPGSKMPADKDLVAQLGVSRTTVREAMIALELMGYVVTRYGAGAFVADPLPQAKAAAQGEPHAETQGLPGFFELVEARFVIEPEIAAIAASTVTPGQIAQLNRCIEGMCDASLPFDRIEAHDREFHLVVARSTGNSVFVSVVDEFWRARQRYPEWTRLNNRQSPEDIARFSRDEHVAIVDALAAGDAEGARAAMALHCRNSGQPLLERWQLFEGEAGGEEVLHRLKARAGREG from the coding sequence ATGCTGACCCCGATCGTCCAGACCCCGCGCTACCGGCTGGTGGCCGAGGAGATCGCCGCGCGCCTCCGCGCCGGCGACTACGCCCCCGGCTCCAAGATGCCGGCGGACAAGGACCTGGTCGCCCAGCTCGGGGTCAGCCGCACCACGGTGCGCGAGGCGATGATCGCGCTCGAGCTGATGGGCTACGTGGTCACGCGCTACGGCGCCGGCGCCTTCGTCGCCGATCCGCTGCCGCAGGCGAAAGCGGCGGCGCAGGGCGAGCCCCATGCCGAGACGCAGGGGCTCCCCGGCTTCTTCGAGCTCGTCGAGGCGCGTTTCGTCATCGAGCCCGAGATCGCCGCCATCGCCGCGAGCACCGTCACCCCCGGCCAGATCGCCCAGCTCAATCGCTGCATCGAGGGCATGTGCGACGCCAGCCTGCCCTTCGACCGGATCGAGGCGCATGACCGCGAGTTCCACCTCGTCGTCGCGCGCTCCACCGGCAATTCGGTCTTCGTCTCGGTGGTGGACGAATTCTGGCGCGCACGGCAGCGCTACCCGGAATGGACGCGCCTCAACAACCGCCAGAGCCCCGAGGACATCGCCCGCTTCTCGCGCGACGAGCATGTCGCCATCGTCGACGCGCTGGCCGCCGGGGATGCCGAGGGCGCCCGCGCCGCCATGGCGCTGCACTGCCGCAACTCCGGCCAGCCGCTGCTCGAACGCTGGCAGCTCTTCGAGGGCGAGGCCGGCGGCGAGGAGGTGCTGCACCGGCTGAAGGCACGCGCGGGCCGGGAGGGCTGA
- the denD gene encoding D-erythronate dehydrogenase yields MNVLIIGGGGFIGRKVAQSLAARGNLRDLPIDKLTLADIVAPASIDAPFPVETRACDITERASVDALIDADTDVIFHFAAVVSSHAEADFEAGMKVNLDGTLNVLERCRALGTCPVVVFTSSLAVFGGEVPDPITDFTIPNPQTSYGMQKAIGELLLNDYSRKGYVDGRGFRLPTISVRPGKPNRAASSFMSSIIREPLNGEPAICPVDEGQEHFYLSPRRCVENLIKGAELDAEDLGMQRCMTMPGQRLSIRQMIDALTAVAGAEPAKLIKWEEQPEVAAIVRGWRFDYRFDKALALGLEADASFEENVRYYIEDDLPHAVTPA; encoded by the coding sequence ATGAACGTTCTGATCATCGGCGGCGGCGGCTTCATCGGCCGCAAGGTCGCCCAAAGCCTCGCCGCGCGCGGCAACCTGCGCGATCTGCCCATCGACAAGCTGACGCTGGCCGACATCGTCGCACCCGCCTCGATCGACGCCCCCTTCCCCGTCGAGACCCGCGCCTGCGACATCACCGAGCGCGCTTCGGTCGACGCACTGATCGACGCCGACACCGACGTGATCTTCCACTTCGCCGCCGTGGTCTCGTCCCATGCCGAGGCGGATTTCGAGGCCGGCATGAAGGTCAACCTCGACGGCACGCTGAACGTGCTCGAGCGCTGCCGCGCGCTGGGGACCTGCCCGGTGGTGGTCTTCACCTCCTCGCTCGCGGTCTTCGGCGGCGAGGTGCCCGATCCGATCACCGATTTCACCATTCCCAACCCGCAGACCTCCTACGGCATGCAGAAGGCGATCGGTGAGCTGCTGCTCAACGACTACTCGCGCAAGGGCTACGTCGACGGCCGCGGCTTCCGGCTGCCGACCATCTCGGTGCGCCCCGGCAAGCCCAACCGCGCCGCGTCGTCCTTCATGTCCTCGATCATCCGCGAGCCGCTGAACGGCGAGCCGGCGATCTGCCCGGTGGATGAGGGTCAGGAACATTTCTACCTGTCGCCAAGGCGTTGCGTGGAGAACCTGATCAAGGGCGCCGAACTTGACGCCGAGGATCTCGGCATGCAGCGCTGCATGACCATGCCCGGCCAGCGCCTGTCGATCCGCCAGATGATCGACGCGCTGACCGCCGTCGCCGGGGCGGAACCCGCCAAGCTCATCAAGTGGGAGGAGCAGCCCGAGGTCGCCGCCATCGTGCGCGGCTGGCGCTTCGACTACCGCTTCGACAAGGCGCTGGCGCTGGGGCTTGAAGCGGATGCCAGCTTCGAGGAAAACGTGCGCTATTACATCGAAGACGACCTTCCGCACGCCGTCACACCCGCCTGA
- the nrdE gene encoding class 1b ribonucleoside-diphosphate reductase subunit alpha, which yields MLDRLNETLDYHALNAMLNLYDADGNIRFEADRMAARQYFLQHVNQNTVFFHSLTEKLGYLVEEGYYEAEVLEQYAPAFLQKIWDAAFAKKFRFPTFLGAFKYYTSYTLKTRDGKRFLERYEDRVVMVALALARGDEALAMSFMEEMLSGRFQPATPTFLNAGKKSRGELISCFLLRIEDNMESIGRAINSSLQLSKRGGGVALMLTNIREAGAPIKGIENQSSGVIPVMKLLEDSFSYANQLGARQGAGAVYLNAHHPDILKFLDTKRENADEKIRIKTLSLGVVIPDVTFELAKRNEPMYLFSPHDVQKVYGVPFSEISVSEKYEEMVEDKRIRKTKINARAFFQTLAEIQFESGYPYIMFEDTVNAANPVAGRITMSNLCSEILQVAEASEFNDDLSYSRLGTDISCNLGSMNIAKTMDGPDFGASIETAIRALTAVSEMSAIDSVPSIRRGNDESRAIGLGQMNLHGYLAREHVHYGSDEGVEFTSVYFAAVAYHALRASCAMAQERGMTFKGFEASKYADGSFFDKYVTRDWLPESETVTALFDGIALPTRADWEALKADVMAHGLYNRNLQAVPPTGSISYINNSTSSIHPIVSKIEIRKEGKIGRVYYPAAFMNNDNLEYYRDAYEIGPEKLIDTYAAATEHVDQGLSLTLFFPAEATTRDINRAQIYAWKKGIKTIYYVRLRQTALEGTEVQGCVSCTL from the coding sequence ATGCTTGACCGCCTGAACGAGACGCTGGACTACCACGCGCTCAACGCCATGCTGAACCTCTACGACGCGGACGGCAACATCCGCTTCGAGGCCGACCGCATGGCGGCACGGCAGTACTTCCTGCAGCACGTGAACCAGAACACCGTGTTCTTCCACTCGCTGACGGAAAAGCTCGGCTACCTCGTCGAGGAAGGCTATTACGAGGCGGAGGTGCTCGAGCAGTACGCGCCCGCCTTCCTGCAGAAGATCTGGGACGCGGCCTTTGCCAAGAAGTTCCGCTTCCCGACCTTCCTCGGCGCGTTCAAGTACTACACCTCCTACACGCTGAAGACCCGCGACGGGAAACGCTTCCTCGAGCGCTACGAGGACCGCGTGGTGATGGTCGCGCTCGCGCTGGCGCGCGGCGACGAGGCGCTGGCCATGTCCTTCATGGAAGAGATGCTCTCGGGCCGGTTCCAGCCCGCCACGCCGACCTTCCTCAACGCAGGCAAGAAGAGCCGGGGCGAGCTGATCTCCTGCTTCCTGCTGCGCATCGAGGACAACATGGAAAGCATCGGGCGGGCGATCAACTCGTCGCTGCAGCTCTCGAAGCGCGGCGGCGGCGTCGCCCTGATGCTGACCAACATCCGCGAGGCCGGCGCGCCGATCAAGGGCATCGAGAACCAGTCCTCGGGCGTGATCCCGGTGATGAAGCTGCTCGAGGACAGCTTCTCCTACGCCAACCAGCTCGGTGCCCGCCAGGGCGCGGGCGCGGTCTATCTCAACGCGCACCATCCCGACATCCTGAAGTTCCTCGACACCAAGCGCGAGAACGCCGACGAGAAGATCCGCATCAAGACCCTCAGCCTTGGCGTGGTCATCCCCGACGTGACCTTCGAACTCGCCAAGCGCAACGAGCCGATGTACCTCTTCTCGCCGCATGACGTGCAGAAGGTCTACGGCGTGCCCTTCTCCGAGATCTCGGTCAGCGAGAAATACGAGGAGATGGTCGAGGACAAGCGCATCCGCAAGACCAAGATCAACGCCCGCGCCTTCTTCCAGACGCTGGCCGAGATCCAGTTCGAGAGCGGCTATCCCTACATCATGTTCGAGGACACGGTGAACGCGGCGAACCCGGTGGCGGGCCGGATCACCATGTCGAACCTCTGCTCGGAGATCCTGCAGGTGGCCGAGGCGTCGGAGTTCAACGACGACCTGAGCTATTCCAGGCTCGGCACCGACATCTCGTGCAACCTCGGCTCGATGAACATCGCCAAGACCATGGATGGCCCCGATTTCGGCGCCTCGATCGAGACCGCGATCCGCGCGCTGACCGCGGTGTCGGAAATGTCGGCGATCGACAGCGTGCCCTCGATCCGCCGCGGCAACGACGAGAGCCGCGCGATCGGCCTCGGGCAGATGAACCTGCACGGCTACCTCGCCCGCGAGCACGTCCACTACGGCTCCGACGAAGGCGTCGAGTTCACCTCGGTCTACTTCGCCGCCGTGGCCTATCACGCGCTGCGCGCCTCCTGCGCGATGGCGCAGGAACGGGGCATGACCTTCAAGGGCTTCGAGGCGTCCAAGTACGCCGACGGCAGCTTCTTCGACAAGTACGTCACCCGCGACTGGCTGCCCGAGAGCGAGACCGTCACCGCGCTCTTCGACGGTATCGCCTTGCCCACCCGCGCCGACTGGGAGGCGCTGAAGGCCGACGTGATGGCGCACGGGCTCTACAACCGCAACCTGCAGGCGGTGCCGCCGACCGGCTCGATCAGCTACATCAACAACTCGACCTCCTCGATCCACCCGATCGTGTCGAAGATCGAGATCCGCAAGGAAGGCAAGATCGGCCGCGTCTACTACCCGGCCGCCTTCATGAACAACGACAACCTCGAGTATTACCGCGACGCCTACGAGATCGGCCCGGAAAAGCTCATCGACACCTATGCCGCGGCCACCGAGCACGTCGACCAGGGCCTGTCGCTGACGCTGTTCTTCCCCGCCGAGGCGACGACGCGGGACATCAACCGCGCGCAGATCTACGCGTGGAAGAAGGGGATCAAGACGATCTACTACGTGCGCCTGCGCCAGACCGCGCTCGAGGGCACCGAGGTGCAGGGCTGCGTGTCCTGCACGCTCTGA
- the nrdH gene encoding glutaredoxin-like protein NrdH: MITVYSKPACVQCTATTRALDAKGLDYNVIDLTEDDAAMSLVTELGYRQAPVVTFGDDHWSGFRPDLIARLAN; the protein is encoded by the coding sequence ATGATCACCGTCTACTCGAAACCCGCCTGCGTGCAGTGCACCGCCACCACCCGCGCGCTCGACGCCAAGGGGCTGGACTACAACGTGATCGACCTCACCGAGGACGACGCGGCGATGTCGCTGGTCACCGAACTCGGCTACCGCCAGGCGCCCGTCGTGACCTTCGGCGACGATCACTGGTCGGGCTTCCGCCCGGATCTGATCGCGCGCCTCGCGAACTGA
- a CDS encoding alkaline phosphatase D family protein: MTPIPDRIGPILYFRAAGEGALRVAALVARPEGETPGEMEVAGTPVAPRLLAGCAGRQVWRYDLTLPQAAPVYSFEGTLHRVVADLSGDMRIAFVSCNGEEHGDLGRDAAERNAMWQRLLGQHRSWPFALMLMGGDQIYADEATDGHPLTEDWPVSLPEATPAQLADLETHLRARFFERYLRTFAAPGFAEISAEVPALCVWDDHDICDGWGSLRREATASAIGQLLFRVARETYLLFQHGATEADVPELFLDPAGRSLSWRHELPGLTLFGPDLRSERGRRQVMGPAGWRAVETTRGGAHTFLVSSVPLLGPRLSLVESLMMAIPRMQKYEDDLRDQWQSHAHREEWRRMLAEVLRMRGAGPVTVLSGEIHLATRAEMGGGAEAIHQLVASGISHRAPPKGYARCLGALAGLGEAPLPGHPIRIRPLPGHGPRYVAERNYLRLERRAGQWRAVWELEESGATPPMAL, encoded by the coding sequence ATGACCCCCATCCCCGATCGCATCGGTCCGATCCTCTATTTCCGCGCCGCCGGGGAAGGGGCCCTGCGGGTCGCCGCGCTGGTTGCCCGGCCCGAGGGCGAGACGCCGGGCGAGATGGAGGTCGCAGGCACGCCGGTCGCCCCGCGCCTGCTGGCGGGCTGCGCCGGGCGGCAGGTCTGGCGCTACGATCTGACCCTGCCGCAAGCCGCGCCGGTCTACAGCTTCGAGGGCACCCTGCACCGGGTGGTCGCCGATCTTTCGGGCGACATGCGTATCGCCTTCGTCTCCTGCAACGGCGAGGAACATGGAGATCTCGGCCGCGACGCCGCCGAGCGCAACGCCATGTGGCAGCGCCTGCTTGGCCAGCACCGCAGCTGGCCCTTTGCCCTGATGCTGATGGGCGGCGACCAGATCTACGCCGACGAGGCGACGGACGGCCACCCGCTCACCGAGGACTGGCCCGTGAGCCTGCCCGAGGCGACGCCCGCGCAGCTCGCCGATCTGGAAACCCACCTGCGCGCCCGCTTCTTCGAGCGCTACCTGCGCACCTTCGCCGCGCCCGGCTTTGCCGAGATCTCGGCCGAGGTGCCCGCGCTCTGCGTCTGGGACGATCACGACATCTGCGACGGCTGGGGCTCGCTGCGCCGCGAGGCCACCGCCTCGGCGATCGGCCAGCTGCTCTTCCGCGTCGCGCGCGAGACCTACCTGCTGTTCCAGCACGGGGCCACCGAGGCGGACGTGCCGGAGCTCTTCCTCGACCCCGCGGGGCGCAGCCTTTCCTGGCGGCACGAGCTGCCGGGGCTCACGCTCTTCGGCCCCGACCTGCGCTCGGAGCGCGGGCGGCGGCAGGTGATGGGCCCGGCGGGCTGGCGGGCCGTCGAGACCACGAGGGGCGGCGCGCATACCTTCCTCGTCTCCTCGGTGCCGCTGCTCGGCCCGCGCCTGTCGCTGGTCGAGAGCCTGATGATGGCGATCCCGAGGATGCAGAAATACGAGGATGACCTGCGCGACCAGTGGCAGAGCCACGCCCACCGCGAGGAATGGCGCCGGATGCTCGCCGAGGTGCTGCGGATGCGCGGGGCAGGGCCGGTGACGGTCCTGTCGGGCGAGATCCACCTTGCCACCCGGGCCGAGATGGGCGGCGGCGCGGAAGCTATCCACCAGCTCGTCGCCTCGGGCATCTCGCACCGCGCCCCGCCCAAGGGTTACGCGCGCTGCCTCGGCGCGCTGGCCGGGCTGGGCGAGGCGCCGCTGCCGGGCCACCCGATCCGGATCCGGCCGCTGCCGGGGCATGGGCCGCGCTACGTGGCCGAGCGCAACTACCTGCGGCTCGAGCGCCGTGCCGGGCAATGGCGCGCGGTCTGGGAACTTGAGGAAAGCGGCGCGACGCCGCCCATGGCGCTGTGA
- a CDS encoding asparaginase, producing the protein MPHIVLVATGGTIASFAATEGGPVSAGLSGDALLQSLHAPLPGITVEVDNFTVAGSNALTLEAVHGVCRHIDARLSEPGVDGVVVTHGTDTMEESAFLARLLVRSDKPVVFTGAQRHAGQPDTDGPRNMRDAILAAAIPDLTGVGAVILFEGEIHGARHVSKVHASRVDTFRSNGHGKLGEVDEDEVHLYTRPARPRLVLDAPLLDPEVELVAAGLGSTPRYLEWCASSGVSGVVIEAFGRGNAPKGYAEAIRKLVAAGIPVILATRCTEGRTRAIYGSDGGAVTLVEAGAILAGDLSAAKARLLLAALLPTLPAGPERLALIAEAVTKV; encoded by the coding sequence ATGCCGCATATCGTCCTCGTCGCCACCGGCGGCACCATCGCTTCCTTCGCCGCCACCGAGGGCGGGCCGGTCAGCGCCGGGCTGAGCGGCGACGCGCTGCTGCAGAGCCTGCACGCGCCGCTGCCGGGGATCACCGTCGAGGTCGACAATTTCACCGTCGCAGGCAGCAACGCGCTGACGCTGGAGGCGGTGCACGGCGTCTGCCGCCACATCGACGCGCGGCTGTCCGAGCCGGGGGTGGACGGGGTGGTCGTCACCCATGGTACCGATACCATGGAGGAGAGCGCCTTCCTCGCCCGGCTGCTGGTCCGCTCGGACAAGCCCGTGGTCTTCACCGGCGCGCAGCGCCACGCCGGCCAGCCCGACACCGACGGGCCGCGCAACATGCGCGACGCGATCCTCGCCGCCGCGATCCCGGACCTGACCGGCGTCGGCGCGGTGATCCTCTTCGAGGGCGAGATCCACGGCGCGCGCCATGTCAGCAAGGTCCACGCCTCGCGCGTCGACACCTTCCGCTCGAACGGCCACGGCAAGCTCGGCGAGGTCGACGAGGACGAGGTGCATCTCTACACCCGCCCGGCGCGCCCGCGCCTCGTGCTCGACGCGCCGTTGCTCGACCCCGAGGTGGAGCTCGTGGCGGCGGGGCTCGGCAGCACGCCGCGCTACCTCGAGTGGTGCGCGTCGAGCGGCGTCTCGGGCGTGGTGATCGAGGCTTTCGGCCGGGGCAACGCGCCCAAGGGCTACGCCGAGGCGATCCGCAAGCTGGTCGCGGCGGGCATCCCGGTGATCCTCGCCACCCGCTGCACCGAGGGGCGGACCCGCGCCATCTACGGCTCGGACGGCGGCGCCGTCACCCTGGTCGAGGCAGGCGCCATCCTTGCCGGGGATCTGAGCGCGGCCAAGGCGCGGTTGCTGCTGGCGGCGCTGCTGCCGACGCTGCCCGCTGGGCCGGAGCGGCTGGCGCTGATCGCCGAGGCGGTCACGAAGGTCTGA
- the katG gene encoding catalase/peroxidase HPI produces the protein MDGNDVNPGGKCPVMHGGLTESGHSVTSWWPKSLNLDILSQHDLKTNPMGPDFDYREELKTLDVEALKDDLRALMKDSQDWWPADWGSYVGMFARVAWHAAGSYRLADGRGGGGTGNQRFAPLNSWPDNVNTDKGRRLLWPIKKKYGNKISWADLMILSGTIAYEVAGLKTFGFGFGREDIWHPEKDVYWGAEKEWLAPSDGRYGDLGDAASLENPLSAVQMGLIYVNPEGVNGQPDPMKTAAMVRETFKRMAMNDEETAALTAGGHTIGKSHGNGNPADLSPDPEDAGPEYQGIGWMNTKGRGIGRDTVVSGIEGAWTTHPTQWDMGWFDMLFGHEWELKKSPAGAWQWMPVDIKEEDMPADVEDPSIKCMPMMTDADMAMKVDPVYNAICQKFMADPAYFADTFARAWFKLTHRDLGPKSRYLGPDVPAEDLIWQDPVPAGTTTYDVAAVKKKIAESGLSVPDLVSTAWDSARTFRGSDMRGGANGARIRLSPQKDWEGNEPARLHEVLEVLTPIAEESGASIADVIVLAGNVGVEMAAKAAGHDLALPFAPGRGDATDAMTDAESFEPLEPLADGFRNWLKQDYVVSAEELMLDRAQLMGLTAPEMVVLFGGMRAMGTNHGGSKHGVFTDREGALTNDVFVNLVDMAYSWVPVGSGLYEIRDRRTGAVKWTATRMDLVFGSNSVLRAYAEVYAQDDMGDKFVADFAKAWTKVMNADRFDLK, from the coding sequence ATGGACGGAAACGACGTCAATCCCGGCGGCAAGTGCCCGGTGATGCACGGCGGCCTGACCGAGAGCGGCCATTCGGTAACCAGCTGGTGGCCGAAGAGCCTGAACCTCGACATCCTGAGCCAGCACGATCTCAAGACCAACCCGATGGGGCCGGACTTCGATTACCGCGAGGAGCTGAAGACGCTGGATGTCGAAGCGCTGAAGGATGACCTGCGCGCACTGATGAAGGACAGCCAGGACTGGTGGCCGGCCGATTGGGGCAGCTACGTCGGCATGTTCGCCCGCGTCGCATGGCACGCCGCCGGATCCTACCGCCTCGCCGATGGCCGCGGCGGCGGCGGCACCGGCAACCAGCGTTTCGCGCCGCTGAACTCCTGGCCGGACAACGTCAACACCGACAAGGGCCGCCGCCTGCTGTGGCCGATCAAGAAGAAATACGGCAACAAGATCAGCTGGGCCGACCTGATGATCCTCTCCGGGACGATCGCCTACGAGGTCGCCGGGCTCAAGACTTTCGGCTTCGGTTTCGGCCGCGAGGACATCTGGCACCCCGAGAAGGACGTCTACTGGGGCGCCGAGAAGGAATGGCTCGCCCCCTCCGACGGGCGCTACGGCGATCTCGGTGACGCCGCCTCGCTCGAGAACCCGCTCTCGGCCGTGCAGATGGGCCTCATCTACGTGAACCCCGAGGGGGTGAACGGCCAGCCGGACCCGATGAAGACCGCCGCCATGGTGCGCGAGACCTTCAAGCGAATGGCGATGAACGACGAGGAGACCGCGGCGCTGACCGCGGGCGGGCACACCATCGGCAAGAGCCACGGCAACGGCAACCCCGCCGACCTCAGCCCCGATCCCGAGGACGCCGGGCCCGAGTACCAGGGCATCGGCTGGATGAACACCAAGGGCCGCGGCATCGGCCGCGACACGGTGGTCTCGGGCATCGAGGGCGCCTGGACCACCCATCCCACGCAGTGGGACATGGGCTGGTTCGACATGCTCTTCGGCCACGAGTGGGAGCTGAAGAAATCCCCCGCCGGCGCCTGGCAATGGATGCCGGTGGACATCAAGGAAGAGGACATGCCCGCCGACGTCGAGGATCCCTCGATCAAGTGCATGCCGATGATGACCGACGCCGACATGGCGATGAAGGTGGACCCGGTCTACAACGCGATCTGCCAGAAGTTCATGGCCGATCCGGCCTATTTCGCCGACACCTTCGCCCGCGCCTGGTTCAAGCTCACCCACCGCGACCTCGGGCCGAAGTCGCGCTACCTCGGCCCGGACGTGCCCGCCGAGGATCTGATCTGGCAGGATCCCGTCCCCGCGGGGACAACCACCTACGACGTCGCCGCGGTGAAGAAGAAGATCGCGGAGTCGGGCCTGAGCGTGCCCGACCTCGTCTCGACCGCCTGGGACAGCGCCCGCACCTTCCGCGGCTCGGACATGCGCGGCGGTGCCAATGGCGCGCGCATCCGCCTCTCGCCGCAGAAGGACTGGGAGGGCAACGAGCCCGCCCGCCTGCACGAGGTACTCGAGGTGCTGACCCCGATCGCCGAGGAAAGCGGTGCCTCGATCGCCGACGTGATCGTGCTCGCCGGCAATGTCGGGGTCGAGATGGCGGCAAAGGCCGCGGGCCACGATCTCGCGCTGCCCTTCGCGCCGGGCCGCGGTGACGCCACCGACGCGATGACCGACGCCGAGAGCTTCGAGCCGCTCGAGCCGCTGGCCGACGGCTTCCGTAACTGGCTCAAGCAGGACTACGTGGTCTCGGCCGAGGAGCTGATGCTCGACCGGGCGCAGCTGATGGGGCTGACCGCCCCCGAGATGGTGGTGCTCTTCGGCGGCATGCGCGCCATGGGCACCAACCACGGCGGCAGCAAGCATGGCGTCTTCACCGATCGCGAGGGGGCGCTGACCAACGACGTCTTCGTCAACCTCGTGGACATGGCCTACAGCTGGGTGCCGGTGGGCAGCGGTCTTTACGAGATCCGCGACCGCAGGACCGGCGCGGTGAAATGGACCGCGACCCGGATGGACCTCGTCTTCGGTTCGAACTCGGTGCTGCGCGCCTACGCCGAGGTCTATGCGCAGGACGACATGGGCGACAAGTTCGTCGCCGACTTCGCCAAGGCCTGGACCAAGGTGATGAACGCCGACCGCTTCGACCTGAAGTGA
- the nrdI gene encoding class Ib ribonucleoside-diphosphate reductase assembly flavoprotein NrdI — translation MSGLVYFSSASGNTARFVASLGRAGARIPVSPKEMTPETLDPFVLICPTYADGEGRGAVPKQVIRFLNDPARRALLRGVIAGGNRNFGETFALAGRVIAQKCNVPLLYSFELAGTTKDFARVNDGLDAFWGTPCLTA, via the coding sequence ATGTCGGGGCTCGTCTACTTCTCCTCTGCCAGCGGCAACACCGCGCGCTTCGTCGCCAGCCTCGGCCGGGCGGGGGCGCGCATCCCGGTGTCGCCCAAGGAGATGACGCCCGAGACGCTCGATCCCTTCGTGCTGATCTGCCCGACCTACGCCGATGGCGAGGGGCGCGGCGCGGTGCCGAAACAGGTGATCCGCTTTCTCAACGACCCGGCCCGCCGCGCGCTGCTGCGCGGCGTGATTGCCGGCGGCAACCGCAATTTCGGCGAGACCTTCGCGCTCGCCGGCCGTGTCATTGCGCAAAAATGCAACGTCCCCCTGCTCTATTCCTTCGAGCTGGCGGGAACGACCAAGGATTTCGCCCGCGTCAACGACGGGCTCGACGCTTTCTGGGGGACCCCATGCTTGACCGCCTGA